A region from the Syntrophorhabdaceae bacterium genome encodes:
- a CDS encoding efflux RND transporter periplasmic adaptor subunit, with translation MKKRIIIIVVILAVIGGAFLITGRLRDRKADGTMLLSGNVEVTEVNVGFKLPGRVVERLVDEGDQVKAGDLIARLDNKELASVVNQGKASLGEAAARLEELHAGSRSQEIEQAEAGVKTQRAELEKVKNDFARAEVLFRNGAIAASRYDAAKSAYEARAALYRNSMETLSLTREGPRKEEIRIGTHRVEQARASLAAAQERFKDTVIFAPTDGIVLRKNVEPGETVAQGIPIVTIGDLEKPWVKVYVKEDKIALIRPGQKASVTVDTYKNKAYEGVVSYISSEAEFTPKTVQTPEERVKLVFGVKVRVKNDHNELKPGMPADVRILLDPQSERTSKK, from the coding sequence ATGAAGAAGAGAATAATCATAATCGTGGTGATCCTCGCGGTGATAGGAGGAGCTTTTCTGATAACCGGCCGCCTCCGGGACCGGAAGGCTGACGGGACCATGCTCCTTTCGGGAAACGTGGAGGTAACGGAAGTGAACGTGGGCTTCAAACTGCCGGGAAGGGTAGTCGAGCGCCTCGTCGATGAAGGGGACCAGGTGAAAGCCGGTGATTTAATTGCACGACTCGACAACAAGGAGCTTGCGAGCGTGGTGAACCAGGGAAAAGCATCCCTCGGAGAGGCAGCCGCCAGGCTCGAAGAGCTCCACGCGGGCTCCCGTTCCCAGGAGATAGAGCAGGCCGAGGCGGGCGTGAAGACACAGAGGGCGGAGCTCGAAAAGGTAAAGAATGACTTTGCCCGGGCCGAGGTCCTCTTTCGAAACGGCGCCATCGCGGCATCACGCTACGATGCGGCAAAGAGCGCCTATGAGGCGAGGGCAGCCCTCTACAGAAACAGCATGGAAACCTTGAGCCTCACAAGAGAGGGCCCGAGAAAAGAGGAGATAAGGATCGGGACCCACAGGGTCGAACAGGCGCGGGCAAGCCTTGCCGCGGCACAGGAGAGGTTTAAGGACACAGTGATCTTCGCCCCCACGGACGGGATCGTCCTCAGGAAGAACGTGGAGCCCGGTGAAACCGTGGCCCAGGGTATCCCCATAGTCACCATCGGCGATTTGGAAAAACCATGGGTGAAGGTCTATGTGAAGGAAGATAAAATAGCCCTCATAAGGCCGGGCCAGAAGGCATCCGTCACGGTGGATACTTATAAAAATAAAGCATATGAAGGGGTGGTGAGCTACATATCGTCGGAAGCGGAGTTCACCCCCAAAACCGTGCAGACCCCGGAAGAAAGGGTGAAACTGGTTTTCGGGGTCAAGGTGAGGGTAAAGAACGACCATAACGAGCTGAAGCCGGGAATGCCGGCCGACGTGAGGATTCTTCTCGATCCCCAGTCGGAAAGGACGTCAAAAAAATAG